The proteins below come from a single Halothiobacillus neapolitanus c2 genomic window:
- a CDS encoding peptidase U32 family protein, translated as MNSGQLELLAPARDADIGIEAINHGADAVYIGGPGFGARKSADNDVADIARLVDYAHRFHARVHVTLNTILRDDELEPARKLAHQLYDAGVDSLIIQDMGLLELDLPPIQLHASTQCDIRTPEKARFLQDAGLSQLVLARELSLEQIKAIRSATTVPLEFFIHGALCVAYSGQCFISEAHTGRSANRGECNQACRLPYEVRDAEGRIIAHDKHVLSMKDNDQSANLAALIDAGIQSFKIEGRYKDMGYVKNITAHYRGLLDGILEQRPELSHTSSGHSTFNFTPDPAQNFNRDATDYFVQGRREDIGAFDSPKNPGRRIGWVNKIGKDTVEIETDADMLLNNGDGLCYFDLHKELVGMAINTAEKIAAGRWRVVPKDPIAELRHLKIGTELNRNRDMNWQRLMDKKSAERRIDVRMRLDETADGLALNLTDEGGCSATATLAIAKEPAKDASRSESSLRENLGKLGTTIFNPVEIVLNLSQPWFVPASLVNNLRREGIEALEAARKAALQRLPRAKPVDPPVPYPEDTLSYLANVFNHKARDFYAKHGVKLIEAAFEAHEEAGDVSLMITKHCVRYSLSLCPKQTRGVTGVHGTIKAEPLELINGSEKLKLVFDCKPCEMHVVGKLKRSVAQSKVKEVQTAPVRFYKARPSV; from the coding sequence ATGAATAGCGGCCAACTTGAATTGCTCGCCCCCGCACGGGATGCGGACATCGGCATCGAAGCCATTAACCACGGCGCCGATGCGGTCTATATCGGCGGGCCCGGTTTTGGTGCGCGCAAAAGTGCGGATAACGACGTGGCCGATATCGCCCGTTTGGTCGACTATGCGCACCGTTTTCATGCGCGCGTCCACGTCACGCTCAACACCATCCTGCGGGATGACGAGCTTGAACCAGCCCGCAAGCTGGCGCACCAACTCTACGATGCGGGCGTCGATTCGCTCATTATTCAAGACATGGGCTTGCTCGAACTCGACCTGCCGCCCATCCAGTTGCATGCCAGTACCCAATGCGACATCCGTACTCCCGAGAAGGCGCGCTTTTTGCAAGATGCGGGGCTGTCGCAACTGGTGCTGGCGCGCGAGCTGAGCCTGGAGCAGATCAAGGCCATTCGTTCTGCTACCACCGTGCCCTTGGAGTTTTTCATCCACGGCGCGTTGTGTGTGGCGTATTCGGGGCAGTGCTTCATTTCAGAGGCGCATACTGGTCGCAGCGCCAATCGCGGTGAGTGCAATCAGGCTTGTCGCCTGCCGTATGAAGTGCGCGACGCCGAGGGTCGCATTATCGCCCACGACAAGCATGTGCTGTCGATGAAAGACAACGATCAGAGCGCCAACCTCGCCGCATTGATCGATGCGGGCATCCAGAGCTTCAAGATCGAAGGCCGTTACAAAGACATGGGCTATGTGAAAAACATCACCGCCCACTATCGCGGCTTGCTGGACGGCATTCTCGAACAGCGCCCTGAGTTGAGCCACACGTCCAGTGGGCACAGTACATTCAACTTCACGCCCGATCCCGCGCAGAACTTCAACCGCGACGCAACCGACTATTTCGTGCAGGGTCGCAGAGAAGACATTGGTGCGTTCGACTCGCCCAAGAACCCCGGCCGTCGGATTGGCTGGGTGAACAAAATCGGCAAAGATACCGTCGAGATCGAAACCGATGCCGACATGTTGCTCAATAACGGCGACGGCCTGTGCTATTTCGACCTGCACAAGGAACTGGTCGGCATGGCGATCAATACCGCCGAAAAAATAGCGGCTGGCCGCTGGCGGGTTGTGCCCAAAGATCCGATTGCAGAGCTGCGCCACCTGAAAATCGGCACCGAACTCAATCGCAACCGCGATATGAACTGGCAGCGGCTCATGGACAAAAAATCCGCCGAGCGCCGTATCGATGTGCGCATGCGGCTGGATGAAACCGCCGATGGCCTCGCGCTGAACCTGACCGACGAAGGCGGTTGCAGCGCCACAGCAACGCTTGCCATCGCCAAGGAGCCCGCCAAGGACGCATCCCGCAGCGAGAGCAGCCTGCGCGAGAACCTTGGCAAGCTGGGCACCACGATTTTCAATCCCGTAGAAATCGTGCTCAACCTTAGCCAGCCCTGGTTCGTGCCCGCCTCGCTCGTCAATAACCTGCGCCGAGAAGGCATCGAGGCCCTTGAGGCCGCGCGCAAGGCCGCGTTGCAACGCCTGCCCCGTGCCAAACCGGTGGACCCGCCGGTGCCGTACCCCGAAGACACCCTCAGCTACCTTGCCAACGTGTTCAACCACAAGGCGCGTGATTTCTACGCCAAGCATGGTGTGAAGTTGATTGAAGCCGCCTTCGAAGCACACGAGGAAGCGGGCGACGTCTCGCTGATGATCACCAAGCACTGCGTGCGCTATTCACTCAGCCTCTGCCCCAAACAGACCCGCGGCGTGACTGGCGTGCATGGCACCATCAAGGCCGAACCACTCGAACTGATCAACGGCAGCGAAAAGCTCAAACTGGTGTTCGATTGCAAACCCTGCGAAATGCACGTCGTCGGTAAACTCAAGCGGAGCGTGGCGCAATCGAAGGTTAAAGAAGTCCAGACTGCGCCTGTTCGGTTTTACAAGGCGCGGCCGTCCGTTTAA
- a CDS encoding EAL domain-containing protein, producing the protein MPNQKGIMFPDGVRQVTCKDCIDGQFNIPISMAFQPIVNTATKRIYAYEALVRGRAGEPALSVLSQINTDNRYFFDQAARVTAIRLVSELGFASRDPDTKLSINFMPNAVYRASTCIRATLEAARLYDLDPKRLIFEIAEADQIVDRKHLMDIIEVYRTEGFTIALDDFGEGYAGLNHLIEIRPDVIKLDLNLIRNIDHDAGRQAVVRATVSMCKELGIGVVAEGVETLEEWSCLEASGVFLYQGYLFSRPAFEALPEPQYP; encoded by the coding sequence ATGCCAAATCAAAAAGGAATTATGTTTCCTGATGGAGTAAGGCAGGTCACATGCAAAGATTGTATTGACGGCCAATTCAATATTCCAATATCCATGGCCTTCCAGCCTATCGTCAACACGGCGACCAAGCGTATATACGCTTACGAGGCCCTCGTTCGAGGGCGTGCTGGGGAGCCTGCGCTGTCGGTGCTGAGTCAGATCAACACCGATAATCGCTATTTTTTCGACCAAGCGGCACGGGTTACCGCCATCCGCTTGGTTTCAGAGTTGGGTTTTGCCTCAAGAGATCCAGACACCAAGCTCAGTATCAATTTTATGCCGAACGCGGTTTATCGCGCCTCAACCTGTATCAGAGCAACGCTTGAGGCCGCACGCCTTTATGATCTGGATCCGAAGCGCCTGATTTTTGAAATTGCCGAGGCGGATCAGATTGTTGATCGAAAACATCTGATGGACATCATCGAGGTTTATCGCACAGAAGGATTTACCATCGCGCTTGATGATTTTGGTGAAGGATATGCTGGTTTGAATCACCTGATCGAGATTCGTCCGGATGTGATCAAGCTGGATTTGAATCTGATCCGCAATATTGACCATGATGCGGGTCGGCAAGCGGTCGTGCGTGCGACGGTAAGCATGTGCAAGGAATTGGGTATCGGCGTGGTTGCAGAAGGGGTTGAAACGCTTGAAGAATGGTCGTGCCTCGAAGCTTCGGGCGTTTTCTTGTACCAAGGTTATTTGTTCTCGAGACCAGCATTTGAGGCGTTGCCTGAGCCACAGTATCCTTAA
- a CDS encoding YidH family protein yields the protein MSDLNDPRVFFAAERTLMAWNRTGLTLMAFGFVIERFDLFVTMLARLPEKPLDHGLSFWIGMAFIWLGAASSALAVVQYRKVLRTLNPNEVPQGYWVNMGVLTNLAVAALGFILTAYLFISHSGG from the coding sequence ATGTCCGATCTGAATGACCCCCGGGTATTTTTTGCGGCCGAACGTACCTTGATGGCGTGGAACCGTACCGGTTTGACGCTGATGGCGTTCGGTTTCGTGATCGAGCGATTTGATCTGTTCGTGACGATGTTGGCTCGGTTGCCGGAGAAACCACTGGATCACGGTTTGTCGTTCTGGATCGGCATGGCGTTTATTTGGCTGGGGGCCGCATCGAGTGCCCTGGCCGTCGTGCAATATCGCAAGGTGTTGCGCACACTGAACCCGAACGAGGTGCCGCAAGGCTACTGGGTCAATATGGGCGTGCTGACAAACCTGGCCGTGGCGGCGCTGGGATTCATTCTGACCGCCTATCTTTTCATCAGTCATTCGGGTGGCTAA
- a CDS encoding LexA family protein: MLTASGLIPLQPATVAPVLTLPLFGYRIAAGFPSPADDYVEERIDLNRHLIRHKEATFFLRVQGDSMINAGIHDGDMLIVDRAIEPVSGKIVIAALDGELTVKRLSASGGVVRLLPENPDYPVIEIGAEQELVVWGVVIHVIHALG, translated from the coding sequence TTGCTGACCGCATCGGGGTTGATCCCGCTGCAACCGGCCACTGTGGCGCCCGTGTTGACGTTGCCCCTGTTCGGTTATCGGATTGCGGCAGGGTTTCCTTCCCCAGCCGATGATTATGTCGAGGAGCGCATCGACCTGAACCGGCATTTGATCCGGCACAAGGAAGCCACGTTCTTTCTGCGCGTGCAGGGGGATTCGATGATCAATGCCGGGATTCACGATGGCGATATGCTGATTGTCGATCGGGCCATCGAGCCGGTATCGGGCAAGATCGTGATTGCGGCGCTGGATGGAGAGCTCACGGTCAAGCGGTTATCGGCCAGTGGCGGCGTGGTGCGCCTGTTGCCGGAAAACCCGGATTACCCGGTGATCGAGATCGGTGCGGAGCAGGAGTTGGTGGTCTGGGGTGTGGTGATTCACGTCATCCACGCGCTGGGCTGA
- a CDS encoding Y-family DNA polymerase encodes MPVAASPRLDSTRRKPVFALVDGNNFYVSCERVFNPALEARPVVVLSNNDGCAVARSAEAKALGIAMGQPWFQIQSMAQSHGLIALSSNYELYADMSNRMMRILADFSPRQEVYSIDECFLDLRGMDVDLTLLAHGMRQRVAQWIGIPVGIGIGESKTLAKLANHLAKKQPQWQGVCDLTTLEESAQDRLMACVDVGDVWGVGRRLKEQLNARGIVTALDLKRADPVIIQRQFSVVLARTVRELQGISCLPLESMVAPRQQIIVSRSFGKPVWYLPELRQAITAHMSRAAEKLRTQASVAQMVQVFIRTSPFSARPFYSQGITLPLAAASDDTRLLVKIAQQGLTRIYRAGYDYQKVGVLLMDIQPKGQGARTDLFHDAQHDRRTDQLMQTLDSINARMGKHTLKLAGEGFVQPWAMKRNRHTPAYTTNIRQLARAWAK; translated from the coding sequence ATGCCGGTTGCAGCATCCCCCCGATTGGACAGCACGCGGCGCAAGCCGGTTTTTGCGCTGGTCGATGGCAATAATTTTTATGTGTCCTGCGAGCGGGTGTTCAACCCGGCACTTGAGGCGCGTCCGGTCGTGGTTTTGTCGAATAACGATGGCTGTGCCGTCGCCCGTTCGGCAGAAGCCAAGGCGCTGGGGATTGCGATGGGGCAGCCGTGGTTCCAGATTCAGTCGATGGCGCAGTCGCACGGTTTGATTGCCTTGTCGTCGAACTACGAGCTCTACGCGGACATGAGTAACCGCATGATGCGAATACTGGCCGATTTTTCTCCCCGTCAGGAAGTCTATTCGATTGATGAATGCTTTTTGGATTTACGGGGGATGGATGTCGATTTGACGTTATTGGCACACGGCATGCGCCAGCGTGTCGCACAGTGGATTGGTATCCCGGTCGGTATCGGGATTGGAGAATCCAAGACGCTGGCGAAGCTGGCCAATCATCTGGCGAAAAAACAGCCGCAGTGGCAGGGCGTGTGTGATTTGACCACGCTGGAGGAATCGGCGCAGGATCGTTTGATGGCTTGCGTCGATGTCGGTGATGTCTGGGGTGTCGGGCGGCGCTTGAAAGAACAGCTCAACGCGCGGGGAATTGTTACCGCACTAGACCTGAAACGCGCCGATCCGGTGATTATTCAGCGACAATTTTCGGTTGTATTGGCGCGCACGGTACGCGAGCTTCAGGGTATTTCCTGCCTGCCGCTGGAATCAATGGTGGCGCCTCGGCAACAAATTATCGTTAGTCGCTCATTTGGCAAACCGGTTTGGTATCTGCCCGAACTGCGTCAAGCCATCACGGCGCACATGAGCCGCGCGGCCGAAAAGCTTCGAACGCAAGCCAGCGTAGCGCAGATGGTGCAGGTCTTTATTCGCACCAGTCCATTCAGTGCGCGGCCTTTTTATAGCCAGGGCATCACTCTGCCCTTGGCAGCGGCCAGCGATGATACCCGCTTGCTCGTTAAAATCGCCCAGCAGGGTTTAACCCGGATTTACCGCGCCGGTTATGACTATCAAAAAGTCGGTGTTTTGTTAATGGATATTCAACCCAAAGGGCAGGGCGCGCGGACAGATTTATTCCACGATGCGCAACACGACCGGCGCACCGATCAACTGATGCAAACACTCGATTCGATCAATGCCCGAATGGGCAAGCACACGCTCAAGCTGGCGGGCGAGGGATTCGTGCAGCCTTGGGCCATGAAGCGCAATCGGCATACACCCGCGTATACGACCAATATTCGTCAACTGGCGCGTGCATGGGCGAAGTGA
- a CDS encoding cation acetate symporter → MKNPLLMMAGLAALATATMVSTGAFAADATQKSINVPAVSMLVVFVVLTLFITWWAAQRTRTTKDFYAAGGNITGFQNGLALAGDYMSAASFLGIAGLVYANGFDGLIYSIGFLVGWPIMLFLLAEKLRNLGKYTFADVASYRLSQIPIRSVAAVSSLIVVAMYLIAQMVGAGKLIEILFGLPYNYAVVIVGVLMILYVTLGGMLATTWVQIIKAVLLLSGATFMALAVLYAFGFDFNAMFAKAIEISPKHDAIMAPGSLIHDPISAISLGLALMFGVAGLPHILMRFFTVTNAKEARKSVFVATGFIGYFYVLTFIIGFGAIIMVSTNPAYLDAAQKLIGGNNMAAIHLSHAIGGNIFLGFISAVAFATILAVVSGLTLAGASAVSHDLYASAFRHGRVDEKTEMRVSRYATITLGILAIFLGIAFEKQNIAFMVGLAFAIAASANFPILFLAIYWKKLTTRGAVMGGLGGLLTAVILVILSKSVWVDVLGYSKAIMPYAYPAIFSMPVAFVFAWFFSITDNSTRAVEERARFHAQYVRSETGIGAEGAAKH, encoded by the coding sequence ATGAAAAACCCACTTCTAATGATGGCTGGCCTTGCAGCGCTGGCTACCGCAACGATGGTTTCAACCGGCGCTTTTGCCGCGGATGCAACCCAAAAATCAATCAATGTTCCGGCCGTGAGCATGCTCGTGGTGTTCGTGGTGCTGACTCTGTTCATCACCTGGTGGGCCGCGCAACGCACGCGCACCACCAAGGACTTCTATGCCGCCGGTGGCAATATCACAGGCTTTCAGAATGGTCTGGCTCTGGCGGGCGATTACATGTCTGCCGCCTCGTTTCTCGGGATTGCCGGTCTGGTCTACGCCAACGGTTTCGATGGCCTGATCTACTCCATCGGCTTTCTGGTCGGCTGGCCGATCATGCTGTTCCTGCTGGCGGAAAAACTGCGCAACCTCGGTAAATACACTTTTGCCGATGTCGCCTCCTACCGCCTCTCGCAGATCCCGATTCGCAGTGTTGCCGCCGTATCATCATTGATTGTGGTTGCCATGTACCTCATCGCGCAGATGGTCGGTGCCGGCAAACTGATCGAGATTCTGTTCGGCCTGCCGTACAACTACGCGGTGGTGATCGTCGGCGTACTGATGATTCTGTACGTCACCCTGGGCGGCATGTTGGCGACGACTTGGGTACAAATCATCAAGGCGGTACTGCTGCTCTCCGGCGCTACCTTCATGGCGCTGGCCGTGCTGTATGCCTTCGGTTTCGATTTCAACGCAATGTTCGCCAAGGCCATCGAAATCAGCCCGAAACACGACGCCATCATGGCACCCGGCAGCTTGATCCACGACCCGATCTCCGCCATTTCACTCGGCTTGGCACTGATGTTCGGTGTGGCTGGCTTGCCGCACATTCTGATGCGTTTCTTCACCGTAACCAACGCGAAAGAAGCACGTAAATCCGTGTTTGTCGCCACGGGCTTTATCGGTTACTTCTATGTGTTGACGTTCATCATCGGCTTTGGTGCCATCATCATGGTGTCCACCAATCCCGCCTATCTCGATGCGGCACAGAAGCTGATCGGTGGCAACAACATGGCCGCCATCCACTTGTCGCATGCCATCGGCGGCAACATCTTCCTGGGCTTCATCTCAGCCGTCGCGTTTGCCACCATTCTGGCGGTAGTTTCCGGCCTGACCTTGGCCGGCGCCTCAGCGGTATCGCACGATTTGTATGCCAGTGCCTTCCGCCACGGCCGAGTGGATGAAAAAACCGAGATGCGCGTTTCCCGCTATGCCACCATCACCCTGGGTATTCTGGCTATTTTCCTCGGCATCGCCTTCGAGAAGCAGAACATTGCCTTCATGGTGGGCTTGGCCTTCGCGATTGCCGCCTCGGCCAACTTCCCGATTTTGTTCCTAGCGATTTACTGGAAGAAGCTGACGACTCGCGGCGCCGTGATGGGTGGCCTGGGTGGTCTGTTGACGGCCGTCATCCTGGTTATTCTCTCCAAGAGCGTATGGGTGGATGTGCTCGGCTACTCTAAAGCGATCATGCCGTATGCTTATCCGGCCATCTTCTCGATGCCGGTGGCGTTTGTATTCGCGTGGTTCTTCTCGATCACCGACAACAGCACGCGCGCCGTTGAAGAACGCGCCCGCTTCCACGCTCAATATGTGCGTTCGGAAACCGGCATCGGTGCAGAAGGTGCTGCAAAGCACTGA
- a CDS encoding DUF485 domain-containing protein produces the protein MKADLAERIATDPDFQHLIKRRTGYGWMMAFIIMLVYFTFILLIAYQPQLLATKISAGSTISVGIVAGFLIIVFSFVMTGLYVHKANTQFDALTAKIKESHE, from the coding sequence ATGAAAGCAGACTTAGCCGAACGGATCGCCACCGATCCCGATTTCCAACACCTGATCAAACGCCGTACGGGTTATGGCTGGATGATGGCGTTCATCATCATGTTGGTGTATTTCACCTTCATCCTGCTGATTGCCTACCAACCGCAATTACTGGCCACCAAGATTTCGGCCGGATCAACGATTTCCGTCGGGATTGTCGCGGGCTTCCTGATCATTGTGTTTTCCTTTGTGATGACCGGACTGTACGTGCACAAGGCGAACACACAATTCGATGCGCTCACGGCCAAGATCAAGGAATCCCACGAATGA
- a CDS encoding AAA family ATPase, translating to MNNASAQMPSTPALAPHDLQAAAKTLIARTAQVVLGKEQVIRQALCCVLAGGHLLLEDLPGLGKTTLAHALARGLGLRFRRLQFTADMLPADILGVSIFEPQSREFRFQPGPIFTEILLADEINRAPPKVQSALLEAMEERQVTIEGKRYPLPEAFFVIATQNPLHQQGTYPLPESQLDRFALILGMGYPAPEVERAMLKGQGGRTHINDIEPVLDARGLAQMRQAVRNIHVADPVIDYVQKLLQTSREMPEFSMGLSPRAGLMLLNLARAWAFIDQRDHVLPDDIQAVFAGLVTHRLPTSGARQLQSSAERLLAAVKVDNGPSASPSN from the coding sequence ATGAACAATGCCAGCGCTCAGATGCCCTCCACACCTGCACTCGCGCCGCATGACCTTCAAGCCGCCGCGAAGACGCTGATTGCCCGAACCGCACAGGTCGTGCTCGGAAAAGAGCAGGTTATACGTCAGGCCCTTTGCTGCGTTCTTGCCGGTGGACATTTGTTGCTCGAAGACCTGCCCGGGCTTGGAAAAACCACGCTGGCGCACGCGCTGGCACGCGGACTGGGGCTGCGGTTCCGTCGGCTGCAATTCACGGCCGACATGCTGCCCGCCGATATTCTGGGCGTATCGATCTTTGAGCCGCAAAGTCGTGAATTCCGTTTTCAGCCGGGACCGATTTTCACCGAAATCCTGCTTGCCGATGAAATCAACCGCGCCCCACCCAAGGTGCAAAGCGCCTTGCTCGAAGCGATGGAAGAGCGCCAAGTTACGATCGAAGGCAAACGTTATCCGCTGCCGGAAGCCTTCTTCGTGATCGCGACCCAAAACCCGCTGCATCAGCAAGGTACTTATCCGCTACCCGAATCACAACTCGATCGCTTCGCATTGATTCTCGGCATGGGATACCCCGCACCGGAAGTGGAACGCGCCATGCTCAAGGGTCAGGGTGGACGCACGCATATCAATGACATCGAACCGGTGCTGGATGCCCGCGGCCTTGCCCAGATGCGCCAAGCCGTTCGCAACATCCATGTTGCCGACCCCGTGATCGATTATGTGCAGAAACTGCTGCAAACCAGCCGTGAAATGCCGGAATTCAGCATGGGGTTATCACCGCGCGCCGGTCTGATGCTTTTGAATCTTGCCCGGGCATGGGCATTTATTGATCAGCGGGATCATGTGCTACCCGACGACATACAGGCTGTTTTCGCGGGTCTCGTCACACATCGACTGCCCACGAGTGGCGCCCGTCAACTTCAAAGTAGCGCCGAGCGGCTGCTCGCTGCGGTCAAAGTCGATAACGGGCCATCAGCTTCCCCATCCAATTAA
- the ycaO gene encoding 30S ribosomal protein S12 methylthiotransferase accessory factor YcaO has product MSEHTFITGKDAALEDTIARVQGQLTALGFDIEETRWLNPVPHCWSVHIRDKNCPILFTNGKGASKKAALASALGEFVERLASQYFFGDFHWHREQTTHDGLKQGVHDPRERWFTIDHPGVRPEGLLDDALWRHYLADDYRITTKDWVDFNSAVTDAVCALPYTRIRDGQTLYFPANVVGNLYVSNGLTAGNTIFEARTQGLSEVFERFVKNRVIAESIALPQIPDDIVARYPTIATAIAALRGHSFGLRLLDASLGGKYPVICVTLIDPQSGGVFASFGAHPNFEVAFERTVTELLQGRALDDLHAFHPPTTDQELVSDPQNLELHFIDSSGWLSWDFFRDTPDYPFVHWDFTAENNEAGFKRLCDIVHAEGYDVYVADYPHIGLYACRILVPGLSEIYPVDELYERNNNVGLSLIPYVERLGELSATECAQLLETMDDLDMDWLMPMTDVIGLAIGADHPWASLRFGELRALALFASGPDDDDDETEALLDWLVNVPPLPDNRRIIYRAAHTHHQLTVAATAPLDQYQSTLMALYPPQEQASAQALLEGRAGFLDLGGLGANFERSPLHQTLMAAFDRAFAAKPPVEFTT; this is encoded by the coding sequence ATGTCCGAACATACATTTATTACCGGCAAGGATGCGGCGCTGGAGGACACGATCGCCCGTGTTCAAGGCCAACTAACCGCACTGGGTTTCGATATCGAAGAAACACGCTGGCTCAACCCGGTGCCCCACTGCTGGTCCGTGCATATCCGCGATAAAAACTGCCCGATTCTATTCACCAACGGCAAGGGTGCCAGCAAGAAGGCAGCGCTGGCTTCGGCGCTGGGTGAGTTTGTCGAACGGCTGGCATCACAGTATTTTTTCGGCGACTTCCACTGGCATCGCGAACAGACGACGCATGATGGACTCAAACAGGGTGTGCATGATCCGCGCGAACGCTGGTTCACCATTGATCACCCCGGCGTTCGGCCGGAGGGCCTGCTGGATGACGCCCTTTGGCGGCATTACCTGGCCGATGACTACCGCATCACCACGAAAGACTGGGTGGATTTCAACAGTGCCGTCACGGATGCCGTCTGTGCCCTGCCCTACACCCGAATCCGGGATGGGCAGACCCTGTATTTTCCGGCCAATGTGGTTGGCAATCTGTATGTCAGCAACGGCCTGACGGCGGGCAATACCATATTCGAAGCCCGCACGCAGGGTCTATCCGAAGTATTTGAACGTTTCGTGAAAAACCGGGTGATTGCCGAGAGCATTGCTCTGCCGCAGATTCCGGACGACATTGTGGCCCGCTACCCGACCATTGCCACAGCGATTGCCGCCCTGCGCGGTCACAGCTTCGGATTGCGCCTGCTGGATGCCTCGCTGGGTGGGAAATACCCGGTCATCTGCGTGACTCTGATTGATCCGCAATCCGGTGGCGTATTTGCATCGTTCGGCGCCCATCCCAATTTCGAAGTCGCTTTCGAGCGCACGGTTACTGAACTGTTGCAGGGCCGCGCGCTCGACGACCTGCACGCCTTCCACCCACCCACGACCGATCAGGAACTGGTCAGCGACCCGCAAAATCTCGAATTGCACTTTATCGATTCCTCGGGGTGGTTGTCCTGGGACTTTTTTCGTGACACCCCCGATTACCCCTTCGTGCACTGGGATTTTACCGCCGAGAACAATGAGGCGGGTTTCAAGCGACTGTGCGACATCGTTCATGCAGAAGGTTACGACGTTTATGTCGCCGATTACCCGCATATCGGCCTGTATGCCTGTCGCATCCTCGTGCCGGGTCTATCGGAAATCTATCCCGTCGATGAACTGTACGAGCGGAACAACAACGTTGGCCTGTCGCTGATTCCTTATGTTGAACGGCTGGGTGAACTCAGCGCCACCGAATGCGCGCAGCTGCTCGAAACCATGGACGATCTGGACATGGACTGGCTGATGCCGATGACCGATGTCATTGGTTTAGCCATCGGAGCAGACCATCCCTGGGCCAGTCTGCGCTTCGGTGAACTGCGCGCGCTGGCGCTGTTTGCCTCCGGCCCCGATGATGATGACGATGAAACAGAGGCACTTCTTGACTGGCTGGTCAACGTGCCGCCACTACCGGATAATCGAAGAATCATCTATCGCGCCGCGCACACACACCATCAGTTAACGGTCGCCGCAACCGCGCCGCTCGATCAGTATCAAAGCACACTCATGGCCCTGTACCCGCCACAGGAACAGGCCTCGGCCCAAGCCTTACTTGAAGGCCGAGCCGGCTTCCTCGATCTTGGCGGCTTGGGCGCGAACTTTGAACGCAGCCCGCTGCATCAAACACTCATGGCCGCTTTTGACCGTGCCTTTGCTGCCAAACCACCAGTCGAGTTCACCACATGA
- a CDS encoding Mth938-like domain-containing protein has protein sequence MRLSLDDSGQRFVIRGFTETSVRVNHDEYFQSFLLTPERVVPDLLFKTASELAPSSLDALIIDDPEVLIVGTGPRTLRASAAVQAAFFRAGIGIEFMDTGAACRTFTVLASELRRVSLLVLFQENESESGPENTSDNAHV, from the coding sequence ATGCGTCTCTCTCTTGACGATTCCGGCCAACGATTTGTCATCCGTGGTTTTACTGAAACCAGCGTGCGGGTGAATCATGATGAATACTTTCAAAGCTTCCTGCTCACGCCGGAACGCGTGGTTCCAGACTTACTGTTCAAAACTGCGTCTGAGCTGGCACCTTCGTCGCTGGATGCACTGATCATTGATGACCCGGAAGTACTCATCGTGGGTACCGGACCACGGACACTGCGCGCCAGTGCCGCTGTTCAAGCGGCATTTTTCCGCGCCGGTATCGGCATCGAGTTCATGGATACCGGTGCGGCTTGCCGGACATTCACCGTTCTTGCCAGCGAATTGCGCCGCGTATCGCTGCTGGTGCTGTTCCAGGAGAATGAATCTGAGAGTGGTCCCGAAAACACGTCCGATAACGCTCACGTCTAA